The Sesamum indicum cultivar Zhongzhi No. 13 linkage group LG6, S_indicum_v1.0, whole genome shotgun sequence genomic interval TTGTGGCAGAAGCGCACTTATGATCGCTTGAAACTCCATCTTCCGAAGCAGTTCTGCCAGCTTCCGAATTTCCCGTTTCCGGAGCATTACCCTGAGTATCCGACTAAGAGGCAATTCATCGAATACCTGGAGTCGTACACCAGACACTTTGGCATCAACCCGCAGTTCAACGAGTGCGTGCAGTCGGCTAAGTACGACGAAACGTGCCGTTTGTGGAGGGTGAAAACTGTTTCTGGTAATGGCTCTGAGGTTGAGTATATATGCCAGTGGCTTGTGGTGGCCACAGGCGAGAACGCGGACCGGGTGGTGCCGGAGATTGAGGGATTAAAGGATTTTGGAGGGGAAGTTATCCATGCCTGTGATTACAAGTCCGGTGAGAATTTCAGAGGCAAGAAAGTTCTTGTTGTGGGATGTGGCAACTCAGGCATGGAAGTTTCTCTTGATCTTTGCAACCATGATGCCAAGCCTTCTATGGTTGTTCGCAGCTCGGTAAGAATCTCTGACAATATTGCATAAAagttcaactatttttttgattGAGAGGTACTAGAAAGCTTGACAGCTTGAATTCTGAtgggattttcttgttttgtgtgtgtttcaGGTTCATGTACTGCCAAGAGAGATGTTTGGGAAATCAACGTTTGAGCTGGCCATGTTCATGCTCATGTGGCTACCACTATGGTTGGTAGACAAGCTTATGCTGTTGTTCGCATGGATAATCCTTGGAAATATGGAGAAATACGGGATAAAAAGGCCGTCTGTCGGCCCGTTGGCGCTAAAGAACACTCAAGGGAAGACCCCTGTTCTGGATATTGGTGCACTTGAAAAGATCAGATCCAGAGAAATTCAAATAGTGCCGGGAATCAAAAGGTTTTCATGTGGCATGGTGGAGCTCGTCAACGGCCAAAAGCTTGAGATCGATGCCGTTGTTTTGGCTACTGGATACCGCAGCAATGTGCCTTACTGGCTGCAGGTGAGAAAATGTTCCATTTTTTAAGAAACTAAGCTGTTTCAGACTGTTAATTTCTTGAACACAAAGCTGAtgtctttcttgattttgattatGTTACAGGAGACTGAATTCTTCTCCAAGAATGGTTTCCCAAAGACTCCATTCCCAAATGGATGGAAAGGGAAAGCTGGACTCTATGCTGTTGGATTCACAAGGAGGGGGCTGGCTGGTGCATCTGCTGATGCAGTGAAAACATCACAAGATATTTGCAAGACCTGGAAAGATGATCTGAAGCAGAAAAAGCAGAAGGTCCCTACTCATAGACGATGCATTTCGACATTTTGATCGATTGAAAGGATCTCAACTCAACCGTTTCTTCCACAGTTCATATTCTTTCCATGTCTTTTGTCGAACACAGAGAAAATTGTTGCAGTGTATACAGaagaatgtaaaaaaaaaaaaaaaagaaatacaaagaaaaagcaGATAGCATAGAGATCAGCCCTCTCCAAAAAGCCCAGAAGTTTTATGTATTGGGCATTTTGTATACTGAGGATGATGaggcttttttcttttcctttacATAGTTGTACCATTCTTACTGATCAAGTTCAATCAAATTCATTTGTATTTATGTTCTAATTAGTTCATTCACATCTGTGCTCATCCCATCAACTCGCTCTAACTTGGTAAAATATGTACTTGAATCAGAATCAAAGAGTGTGAGCTGAAACAACTCCACAAATCTTGGAAACTACCGGCCCACGCCACGGCCTGGGCGTAAAAACTGTGGTTTTCGCACGGTCAGAATAtcgggaaagaaaaaaacgaaaaaaggaagaaaatgaaactttcaaacaataattattaacagTAGAAGGGCACACTGCTGATATTCTCTTCAATGAATGAAGTATTATGTAGTTTAGTGTTTGACTATCCCATGTGAATAAAATAGGATAAAACTCTCTCTGCTGACATGCATATGAACAAGATTTACAGGCATCGCAGAATTCTACAGTCAAACATGTAGATAAATAAGTAGCAATTACAGTCAGTAAAAATTACAGGTAATTAACCAAGTGAACCTTAGGTTCAGATTTCAGTAGAAACTCATCTGTAAGCCCATCAGAAAACCATGCAAAAAGCATAACCTGAAGTGGAGAAAATAGAGGAGAATGAAgtggaaaaagagagaaacgAGAATGGCGTCGCCCGGACTCGAACCGGAGACCTTCAGTGTGTTAGACTGACGTGATAACCAACTACACCACGACACCGTTTTGATGAAAACAAAAGTGAAACGCAACTGTTACTTTCATCCTCTCATTAGTGGTCCATCAGATCATTCTCCAGGTTTCTTACTAGAAACAAAACAAGTGGAAAAGCTCTACTCTCCATCACTTACTTCATATGAATCAATCTACTTATTTCTACAACTCATTCATCATAATTAAACTTCTACCAACTTCTAGAGGTTTGAAGGTCCAAAGATAGGAGCTAAAAAGACAATAAATGAATTGATCATatacttgaaaaaataaatacatgtaGACCCCTGTGAATTTGCTCAATTATCACATTTTCACGCGTTAATGTATATaatgaggtatatcttcactgttataagggtagtttagtcataTAAGacttatttgacttgtaataagtcaattgagagtaaatatcaatttttattcaattttttgtcaatatagATTAAGTGTATTTTGGCTAACGAAGGGACCTATTTAtttcactaaatttaatttttcaaacctcTTGGGTATTAACTATACTTTTCCAAACCACGATcgtctacgtgtaattacacaaaacttcAAAGGTGGGGAACATAACTATCCCTATTTTTAATGAACCCACAATTACAATCTATTTTCTCTCATCTCACCCTCGTTTCTTTCTCCCCCAACCTTCTTTATTTCTCATCCCCTAACATccgatttatttttttcctcataatTTATCTTACAccataattgttttttatatacttgcaAGACTGCGAGTAGCGACCACTTGTGTATGCATATTTGAAGGTTTAAAAGAGGTGATGAGAGAAAGAACGTGGAGAATGGTGGGCCAAGAGAGTCCAAACTCCTGGCCTCTGAGAAATGACTTGTATATGGGCCAGACAGTTCTTCAGAAATATAAGCGGGCCCAAGCCCAAATATGACAAGATTCGAGTTCTTGGATTGGGCCTTTTCAAAGAATTCATTTCTAGTTATTAGTTGTACATACGAGTGCAAGGTGACCCAAGCCAGCTCGTACTCGTGCTCGAGCCAAGCTCTATAGTTGTGTTCATGAGCTCGCAAgctcattaaaaaattatatatatatattattttaagtacatatttaatattttatttagtttatattcaaaattcaccatatattagaattattagtcAATGCATCTCTTGTTTcaatttaatgtaataataaaatatggtatttttatttatattatttaaaaataaacttaggCAACAATTTAGTAAGTTATGATActctttttgtaaataaatatttaaaattcattatcaaTTAGGATTATAGTTAATATCCGATATTTTAgtttagatgatattaaaatatggtattttatattatattatctaaaaaaaaacttattagaCAATTTAGTacgttttgataatttttttataaataaatattaatataatgcatataaatattattgttatggTTTTATTCCATTAtaataaaatgcatttattcactatatattagaattattagtcCATgtctcatattttagttttagatgatattaaaatatggtattatagtttatattatctaaaaaaaatcttaatcaataatttagtacattttcataaatttttgtacataaatatttaatagttatcattataattttaataactactacaacaaaatacatttattttaaaaatttaccatatattaGAATTGCTAGTCAATACATCATATTAGTTTTagatgattttaaaatatagtattttaatttatattatctaaaaataagcttaattaataatttaatacattgagataattagtaattttgtaaataaatattcaatataatGCCTATATTTTATCATCACAACTTCAATGCATTGTAACAAAATGCACTTGTTCACTATATATTAAACTTAGTCCATAtcttaaaatgatattaaaatatggtagtttagtttatatatgtacattttttttcatattttacagTTACTTCAAAATCTTCGTATATTTGAATTGGAATTTGATAAACATGGAGGGCATCCATGTATTGGGTTCGGTTTAACTCGAACACgaacattataaaaaaatgtgcaACCCAATCTACCATAAGTCTCTCGAATCGGGTTTGGACCCAAACAACTCAATCTGAACGTCCATCGTTTGTTATACGTAGCACActaatacttatataaaaaattataaataaaatatattttttagtaatcatttttatatgtatttatttgattaaatttttttataaatgaagaaaacaaaaatattaacaaaaggaGAAGGTAAGAACTGAGAGAAAATACAATACAAAAGGgattgaaatgaaaacaaataattttcgAGAAGgagtgggaaaaaaaaaagaaaaattaaattaaaataaataactaccTAAAACTACTTTTGCCACTTATGAAGTCCCTTGAGATTTACCTTTTCTGCCCGCTTTCACAGTGATGCTTTTACACAAACTGACGTTAACCCCAACCCCGACATTTTCCCCGATCTACgacaactttttcttttctgagtAGATGAAAAGATCACAGAACTGCCAAGAAAGCGGAGAAAAGCGAGTTTTAGCTGTATTTCTTGATAATGGCGGGCACATCTCCCAGCCTCTGCGGCTTCGACTCCCTCTCTCTTTCCCCTCCTCTTCTTCCCACCCGAATCCGCTCTATTAATCGGGTCCCAAGTCGTGTTTCAACCTATCATACCGGAGGCGTCGCTTTATCCTGCAGAACCGCAGCGAGAAATGTGGGTCGGGCCAAGATTTGGGCCATGTGCTCCCCTTCGTTCGGGTCCCGGTTGGAGGAGACTGTAAAGAAGACCGTTGGTGAAAACCCGGTTGTTGTTTATTCTAAGACTTGGTGTTCGTAAGTGCCCGCTCTAGATagattgttttgttttgttcagTTGtcgccatttttttttcatatctaGGGTGTGATCGATTTGGTTTGAGCAGcttgaattttcaactttttctttctatttggTTATAGGATGCAAGTATGTGaagtttatttcttgaattttgtggTTTTAAGGTACTCTTCGGAGGTGAAATCGTTGTTTAAGAGGCTCGGTGTGGAGCCAATTGTCATCGAATTGGACCAATTAGGTACGGTTTTCCTTCTGAGTTATGTGTTCCGGGTGCTGCATATGTTTTGGTTTGCATTGGAAATTGCTCGAATGTTAGAAATCAAGAGATTGACATTTACACagtgattcaatttttgtaagaGAGCGACTGTGATAATGGTTTGCACTTTGGTCAATATGGTTTTTCGATGTTTTCGTCGCTATCGATAAGGGTATTCTTGCAGGACCGATGGTTATGATCTTCTTAGAATAGTTGAAGGATATGCGGAAGAATTGTTAGTCTTGATGTTCTAAAACTTTGCTGTGTCAATGATAGAATTGTCACATATGAAGAAATGGTTCTAGTGATTCCCTTTCTACTGGACTTCTCCACTCATGTTTTTCTTGCTCATGTTTCTCTGGCTCGTGCAATGATATGTCTGCATCAAGGAGCCAGTTAACTTTCCGGTGTTTGATAGTCCTCACCACTTGCATGGAACTGTAGTCAATTTTAGTTCATAACGCTCAGTCCGAGCTCCGTTCTTATTAGTTCATTACTGATAAAGACTTCCAAAGAAAGAATGGGAGGCCAAGATTTTAAGCAAAACCCCAAAAGGTTTCATTATATATCAAATCCTATGCTTAAGGCactttttattagtttttgaGTGTTAAACGAGATTAATAGTTCCATGTGCTCACCAGCCTGCTTTTTGAGAAGATGATATTATGAGAAATCTCAATTTAGCAATGCGTGTGGGATTGgaggattttatttaaaggtGAACTTTGAGCTTCGACACTGACTAGTAGTTCTGAAATCCATTTCATTCAAACGACCCAAAAGTAGTTTCGGTGAGGATTTCAATTGATCCCATGATTGGTATGATTTCAGCATTTTTCTGGGGAAATATgcgaaaattaatttagcaaAATTAAGCTTGATTTGATGTCGGCCATAACAAGTACTGTTTTACATGAAATTTGCATTGTTTTCAGGTCCTCAAGGACCTCAACTACAGAAGACTTTGGAAAGAATTACTGGACAACATACTGTTCCTAATGTGTTTATAGGTAAGAAGCATTAGAAATGCAGTTTGCTTCTCCCACGagctttattctttttgttgattctaAATGCGACATAGTGTTGTGCGTTTGTGCATGCTAACCACTAGCTATTTTCACCAAAGAGCACTTGAACTTGAATACAGAAGATTCTAATGTAGAGTTGCACTTTGTGCCTCCCCATTGTCTTTGTTCTCTTTGGTTTCTGATGAAGCTTTTCTACAACTCACACTGATATTTCTTGACAGGGGGAAAGCATATTGGTGGTTGTACAGGTACTTCTTTATGAACgaaattttcatgttttcaacaatataaggTTACGATACTATAGCAAAAGTGTATTTAGTTTTCCTTGCTATTTCGTGGTGCAGATACTATAAAGCTACACCGGAAAGGGGAACTCGAGCCTTTGCTGTCGGAAGCTGGTGCAATGAAATCAACAAGCTAATCTTTACTTTAATTAGTTAGCTTAGCTATTCGGCTGGGGCAGAAcacaacttaattatttattgaactCAAGCAAAATCAGTCAATTGATATATTACTCACTGCATTAAATCCTTCGGAATGTCCAGATAATGGCTAACTGACTGTGAGTATACTTCACTCTTGAACTATCCTCTGAAATTTCCATAGTCTT includes:
- the LOC105165694 gene encoding monothiol glutaredoxin-S10; this encodes MAGTSPSLCGFDSLSLSPPLLPTRIRSINRVPSRVSTYHTGGVALSCRTAARNVGRAKIWAMCSPSFGSRLEETVKKTVGENPVVVYSKTWCSYSSEVKSLFKRLGVEPIVIELDQLGPQGPQLQKTLERITGQHTVPNVFIGGKHIGGCTDTIKLHRKGELEPLLSEAGAMKSTS
- the LOC105165693 gene encoding probable indole-3-pyruvate monooxygenase YUCCA5; translated protein: MFSFSAADMFSRRCVWVNGPVIVGAGPSGLAVAAGLKQQGVPFVILERADCIASLWQKRTYDRLKLHLPKQFCQLPNFPFPEHYPEYPTKRQFIEYLESYTRHFGINPQFNECVQSAKYDETCRLWRVKTVSGNGSEVEYICQWLVVATGENADRVVPEIEGLKDFGGEVIHACDYKSGENFRGKKVLVVGCGNSGMEVSLDLCNHDAKPSMVVRSSVHVLPREMFGKSTFELAMFMLMWLPLWLVDKLMLLFAWIILGNMEKYGIKRPSVGPLALKNTQGKTPVLDIGALEKIRSREIQIVPGIKRFSCGMVELVNGQKLEIDAVVLATGYRSNVPYWLQETEFFSKNGFPKTPFPNGWKGKAGLYAVGFTRRGLAGASADAVKTSQDICKTWKDDLKQKKQKVPTHRRCISTF